The Onychomys torridus chromosome 4, mOncTor1.1, whole genome shotgun sequence genome includes a window with the following:
- the Rexo4 gene encoding RNA exonuclease 4, with translation MKAKATTPVPQAGPIKKLSRKKARKRGRKSKAQGGSPPAAVAGRPPKVPENFSQNWKALQELLKQKSQAPEKPLVSQMDDKVHPQIIQQKNKKETTDKSQGERKRTEKDQTTRGAVTSTSKDRKILEPPTNTSGTEQKKGAKKRTYSDTSSHQGDIKHKWKAKEAAVLNQSTPTEEDIWFDDVDPDDIEAAIGPEAAMLVRKRLGQSKKTISLVKEQAFSGLTKALALDCEMVGVGPKGEDSIAARVSIVNQYGKCVYDKYVKPTEPVTDYRTAVSGIRPENLKQGEEFEVVKKEVAEMLKGRILVGHALHSDLKVLFLDHPKKKIRDTQKFKPFKSRVRSGRPSLKQLSEKILGIRVQQAEHCSVQDAQAAMRLYIMAKREWESITADRRPPATTPNHCSEYA, from the exons ATGAAGGCGAAGGCCACCACCCCGGTGCCCCAAGCAGGGCCTATCAAGAAGCTCTCTCGGAAGAAAGCCaggaagaggggcaggaagagcaAAGCGCAGGGAGGAAGCCCCCCGGCAGCTGTCGCAGGCCGACCGCCGAAGGTCCCGGAGAACTTTTCTCAGAATTGGAAGGCGCTGCAAGAG CTGCTGAAACAAAAGTCACAAGCTCCAGAAAAACCTCTTGTCTCTCAGATGGATGACAAAGTGCATCCCCAAATAATCCAGCAGAAGAACAAAAAAGAGACTACAGATAAAtcacagggagagaggaagaggacagaaaaagaccAGACCACTAGGGGTGCCGTTACATCTACATCTAAGGACAGGAAGATACTGGAACCTCCCACAAATACCTCtggaacagaacagaagaaaggagCCAAGAAGAGGACATATAGTGACACATCTTCTCATCAAGGGGACATCAAGCATAAGTGGAAAGCTAAGGAGGCAGCTGTCTTGAATCAGTCCACACCCACTGA GGAAGACATCTGGTTTGATGATGTGGATCCAGATGATATTGAGGCTGCCATAGGCCCAGAGGCAGCCATGCTGGTACGGAAGCGGCTAGGGCAGAGCAAGAAAACCATCTCCCTGGTGAAGGAACAAGCCTTCAGCGG CCTGACAAAAGCCTTGGCCCTGGATTGTGAGATGGTAGGCGTGGGCCCCAAAGGGGAAGACAGCATCGCAGCCCGTGTGTCCATCGTGAACCAGTATGGGAAGTGTGTTTATGACAAGTACGTCAAGCCAACTGAGCCCGTGACAGACTACAGGACAGCAGTCAGTGGGATACGGCCTGAGAACCTGAAGCAGG GAGAAGAATTTGAAGTTGTGAAGAAGGAAGTGGCAGAGATGTTGAAAGGCAGAATCCTGGTGGGGCACGCGCTGCACAGTGATTTAAAG GTACTGTTCCTTGATcatccaaaaaagaaaatcagggaCACCCAAAAATTCAAACCTTTCAAGAGCCGCGTAAGG AGTGGAAGACCATCTCTGAAACAACTTTCTGAGAAAATTCTGGGGATCAGGGTCCAGCAGGCAGAGCATTGTTCG GTCCAGGATGCCCAGGCAGCGATGAGGCTTTACATCATGGCAAAACGGGAGTGGGAGAGCATTACTGCAGACCGGCGCCCCCCAGCCACCACCCCAAACCACTGCAGCGAGTATGCTTAG
- the Stkld1 gene encoding serine/threonine kinase-like domain-containing protein STKLD1 isoform X2 produces the protein MEKYQILQELSPGALGVNLVVEEMETDTKYLVKQVECIDEHHANEALEELMPLLKLQHPNISLYHEMFIMWNSEISSLFLCLVMDYTTQGTFQTIMESKRKMNENIDSEWMHTMLSQVLDAVEYLHQLNIVHRNLKPSNIALINDNYCKLQDLSSQALMTHEAKWNVRAEEDPCQKSWMAPEALKFSFTCKSDIWSLGCIILDMATCSFLNDTEAMNLRKGIRHHPGCLKPILKTMEEKQIPGAEIFCLLLPFMLHIRPSDRLAIKDVIRITFMSTSFRNSCVALNMHRQAVPIFITDVLLEGNMANILDVMQNFSTRPEVQLRALNKLLTMPEEDLDLPWPTELVEELISIMKQHARILDILISTCSLLLRILGQALAQDSEAEIPRGSFIISFLMNALRSYPNSERLIILVYNLLSIISSQAATVDKEPLQKFSAVVISVLAKHPEDVEIAEAGCAVLWLLSLMGCIKESQFEKVVELFLRSIQLCPDRVLLVNNVCRGLASLAKVSELVAFKVAVLEEGSSGLYLLQDIYELYKDDPEVVENLCMLLAHLASYKEILPELESGGIKDLVQVIRGRFTSSLELISYADIVLQALEAAAHPNPQEQQLEPASEPEAKVSAPPQDPIFHP, from the exons ATGGAAAAGTATCAG ATTTTGCAAGAGTTGAGTCCTGGGGCCTTGGGAGTGAACCTGGTGGTGGAGGAAATGGAAACTGACACCAAGTACCTGGTAAAACAG GTGGAGTGTATTGATGAGCATCATGCCAACGAGGCCCTGGAGGAG CTGATGCCCCTGCTGAAGCTCCAGCACCCCAACATCTCTCTGTACCATGAGATGTTCATCATGTGGAACAGTGAG ATCTCCTCTCTGTTCCTCTGCCTGGTAATGGACTATACCACCCAAGGAACCTTCCAGACTATCATGGAAAGTAAGAGGAAGATGAACGAGAATATTGACTCCGAG TGGATGCATACCATGCTGAGCCAGGTGTTGGATGCGGTGGAGTACCTACACCAGCTGAACATCGTTCATAG GAACCTGAAGCCTTCCAACATCGCCCTTATCAATGACAACTACTGTAAACTGCAGGACTTGAGCTCCCAGGCACTGATGACCCATGAAGCCAAGTGGAATGTCCGAGCAGAAGAAg ACCCCTGCCAGAAGTCCTGGATGGCCCCCGAAGCTCTCAAATTCTCCTTCACCTGCAAATCTGACATCTGGTCCCTGGGCTGCATCATTCTAGACATGGCCACTTGCTCCTTCTTGAAT GACACAGAAGCCATGAATCTGAGGAAGGGCATCCGCCATCACCCAGGCTGCCTGAAGCCCATCCTGAAGACCATGGAGGAGAAGCAGATCCCTGGAGCAGAGATCTTCTGTTTGCTTCTGCCCTTCATGCTGCACATTAGACCCTCAGATCGACTAGCCATCAA GGATGTGATCCGAATCACCTTCATGAGCACCTCCTTCAGAAACTCCTGTGTTGCTCTGAACATGCACCGGCAGGCGGTTCCCATTTTCATCACTGATGTGCTACTAGAAGGCAACATGGCCAACATCTTAG ATGTCATGCAGAATTTCTCTACCCGACCAGAGGTCCAGCTCAGGGCCCTTAACAAGCTTCTGACAATGCCAGAGGAAGATCTAG ACCTGCCATGGCCCACAGAGCTGGTGGAGGAGTTGATCAGCATTATGAAACAGCACGCGAGGATCCTGGACATTCTGATCAGCACCTGCTCCCTGCTGCTGCGTATTCTGGGCCAAG CACTGGCACAAGACTCGGAAGCAGAGATCCCGAGGGGCAGTTTTATCATCTCTTTCCTGATGAATGCCTTGAGGAGCTACCCCAACTCTGAGAGGCTTATCATATTGGTCTACAACCTGCTCAGTATCATCTCCAGCCAAG CTGCTACTGTGGACAAAGAGCCCTTGCAGAAGTTCTCAGCTGTGGTCATCTCGGTGCTGGCCAAGCATCCTGAGGATGTCGAAatagctgaggctggctgtgCAGTGCTCTGGCTGCTGTCATTGATGG GCTGCATAAAGGAGAGTCAGTTTGAGAAGGTGGTAGAGCTGTTTCTGAGAAGCATCCAGCTGTGCCCTGACAGAGTACTGCTGGTGAACAATGTTTGTCGTGGCCTGGCCAGCCTCGCAAAGGTATCTG AACTGGTGGCCTTCAAAGTGGCAGTACTGGAAGAGGGCAGCAGCGGCCTCTACCTCCTCCAAGATATCTACGAGCTCTACAAGGACGACCCTGAGGTGGTTGAGAACCTCTGCATGCTGCTGGCCCACCTGGCTTCCTACA aggagaTCCTGCCAGAGCTGGAGTCCGGAGGCATCAAGGACCTAGTGCAGGTGATCCGGGGACGTTTTACTTCTAGCCTG GAGCTGATTTCTTATGCTGACATAGTACTTCAGGCACTAGAAGCGGCTGCACACCCCAACCCCCAGGAGCAGCAGCTTGAACCTGCTTCAGAGCCGGAAGCCAAGGTCTCCGCCCCACCTCAGGATCCTATCTTCCACCCCTGA
- the Stkld1 gene encoding serine/threonine kinase-like domain-containing protein STKLD1 isoform X1 — MEKYQILQELSPGALGVNLVVEEMETDTKYLVKQVECIDEHHANEALEELMPLLKLQHPNISLYHEMFIMWNSEISSLFLCLVMDYTTQGTFQTIMESKRKMNENIDSEWMHTMLSQVLDAVEYLHQLNIVHRNLKPSNIALINDNYCKLQDLSSQALMTHEAKWNVRAEEDPCQKSWMAPEALKFSFTCKSDIWSLGCIILDMATCSFLNDTEAMNLRKGIRHHPGCLKPILKTMEEKQIPGAEIFCLLLPFMLHIRPSDRLAIKDVIRITFMSTSFRNSCVALNMHRQAVPIFITDVLLEGNMANILDVMQNFSTRPEVQLRALNKLLTMPEEDLDLPWPTELVEELISIMKQHARILDILISTCSLLLRILGQALAQDSEAEIPRGSFIISFLMNALRSYPNSERLIILVYNLLSIISSQGLLSEELEEEGLFQTAHEQLYHFQEDRDICLAILSLLWSLLIDAATVDKEPLQKFSAVVISVLAKHPEDVEIAEAGCAVLWLLSLMGCIKESQFEKVVELFLRSIQLCPDRVLLVNNVCRGLASLAKVSELVAFKVAVLEEGSSGLYLLQDIYELYKDDPEVVENLCMLLAHLASYKEILPELESGGIKDLVQVIRGRFTSSLELISYADIVLQALEAAAHPNPQEQQLEPASEPEAKVSAPPQDPIFHP, encoded by the exons ATGGAAAAGTATCAG ATTTTGCAAGAGTTGAGTCCTGGGGCCTTGGGAGTGAACCTGGTGGTGGAGGAAATGGAAACTGACACCAAGTACCTGGTAAAACAG GTGGAGTGTATTGATGAGCATCATGCCAACGAGGCCCTGGAGGAG CTGATGCCCCTGCTGAAGCTCCAGCACCCCAACATCTCTCTGTACCATGAGATGTTCATCATGTGGAACAGTGAG ATCTCCTCTCTGTTCCTCTGCCTGGTAATGGACTATACCACCCAAGGAACCTTCCAGACTATCATGGAAAGTAAGAGGAAGATGAACGAGAATATTGACTCCGAG TGGATGCATACCATGCTGAGCCAGGTGTTGGATGCGGTGGAGTACCTACACCAGCTGAACATCGTTCATAG GAACCTGAAGCCTTCCAACATCGCCCTTATCAATGACAACTACTGTAAACTGCAGGACTTGAGCTCCCAGGCACTGATGACCCATGAAGCCAAGTGGAATGTCCGAGCAGAAGAAg ACCCCTGCCAGAAGTCCTGGATGGCCCCCGAAGCTCTCAAATTCTCCTTCACCTGCAAATCTGACATCTGGTCCCTGGGCTGCATCATTCTAGACATGGCCACTTGCTCCTTCTTGAAT GACACAGAAGCCATGAATCTGAGGAAGGGCATCCGCCATCACCCAGGCTGCCTGAAGCCCATCCTGAAGACCATGGAGGAGAAGCAGATCCCTGGAGCAGAGATCTTCTGTTTGCTTCTGCCCTTCATGCTGCACATTAGACCCTCAGATCGACTAGCCATCAA GGATGTGATCCGAATCACCTTCATGAGCACCTCCTTCAGAAACTCCTGTGTTGCTCTGAACATGCACCGGCAGGCGGTTCCCATTTTCATCACTGATGTGCTACTAGAAGGCAACATGGCCAACATCTTAG ATGTCATGCAGAATTTCTCTACCCGACCAGAGGTCCAGCTCAGGGCCCTTAACAAGCTTCTGACAATGCCAGAGGAAGATCTAG ACCTGCCATGGCCCACAGAGCTGGTGGAGGAGTTGATCAGCATTATGAAACAGCACGCGAGGATCCTGGACATTCTGATCAGCACCTGCTCCCTGCTGCTGCGTATTCTGGGCCAAG CACTGGCACAAGACTCGGAAGCAGAGATCCCGAGGGGCAGTTTTATCATCTCTTTCCTGATGAATGCCTTGAGGAGCTACCCCAACTCTGAGAGGCTTATCATATTGGTCTACAACCTGCTCAGTATCATCTCCAGCCAAG GGCTGCTCTCtgaagagctggaggaagagggGTTGTTTCAGACTGCCCACGAGCAACTGTACCACTTCCAGGAGGACAGGGACATCTGCCTCGCTATCCTAAGCCTGCTCTGGTCCCTTCTGATAGATG CTGCTACTGTGGACAAAGAGCCCTTGCAGAAGTTCTCAGCTGTGGTCATCTCGGTGCTGGCCAAGCATCCTGAGGATGTCGAAatagctgaggctggctgtgCAGTGCTCTGGCTGCTGTCATTGATGG GCTGCATAAAGGAGAGTCAGTTTGAGAAGGTGGTAGAGCTGTTTCTGAGAAGCATCCAGCTGTGCCCTGACAGAGTACTGCTGGTGAACAATGTTTGTCGTGGCCTGGCCAGCCTCGCAAAGGTATCTG AACTGGTGGCCTTCAAAGTGGCAGTACTGGAAGAGGGCAGCAGCGGCCTCTACCTCCTCCAAGATATCTACGAGCTCTACAAGGACGACCCTGAGGTGGTTGAGAACCTCTGCATGCTGCTGGCCCACCTGGCTTCCTACA aggagaTCCTGCCAGAGCTGGAGTCCGGAGGCATCAAGGACCTAGTGCAGGTGATCCGGGGACGTTTTACTTCTAGCCTG GAGCTGATTTCTTATGCTGACATAGTACTTCAGGCACTAGAAGCGGCTGCACACCCCAACCCCCAGGAGCAGCAGCTTGAACCTGCTTCAGAGCCGGAAGCCAAGGTCTCCGCCCCACCTCAGGATCCTATCTTCCACCCCTGA